In a genomic window of Equus przewalskii isolate Varuska chromosome 4, EquPr2, whole genome shotgun sequence:
- the ZNF398 gene encoding zinc finger protein 398 produces the protein MAEAAPAPTSEWDSECLTSLQPLPLPTPPAANEAHLQTAAISLWTVVAAVQAIERKVEVHSRRLLHLEGRTGTAEKKLASCEKTVADLGNQLDGKWAVLGTLLQEYGLLQRRLENLENLLRNRNFWILRLPPGIKGDIPKVPVTFDDISIYFSTPEWEKLEEWQKELYKNIMKGNYESLISMDYAMNQPDVLSQIQPEGDHNTEDQAGPEESEIPTDPSEEPGISTSDILSWIKQEEEPQAGAPQASKESDVYKGTYADEELVIKAEGLARASLCPEVPVTFSSPPAAAAKDTFSDVAFKSQQSASMTTFGRPAPDLAEAPEGQVTFTQLGSYPLPPPAGEQVFSCHHCGKSLSQDMLLTHQCSHTGEHPLPCAQCPKHFPQQADLSSSSQAQAAETPPTCPHCARTFTHPSRLTYHLRVHNSTERPFPCPDCPKRFADQARLTSHRRAHASERPFRCAQCGRSFSLKISLLLHQRGHAQERPFSCPQCGIDFNGHSALIRHQMIHTGERPYPCTDCSKSFMRKEHLLNHRRLHTGERPFSCAHCGKSFIRKHHLMKHQRIHTGERPYPCAYCGRSFRYKQTLKDHLRSGHNGGCGGDSDPSGQPPDPPGPLLTGLETSGLAVNTEGLEANQWYGEGSGGGVL, from the exons ATGGCCGAGGCAGCGCCGGCTCCG ACTTCTGAATGGGACTCCGAATGCCTTACGTCCCTGCAGCCCCTTCCTCTTCCCACGCCCCCAGCAGCAAATGAGGCACACCTGCAGACTGCAGCCATCTCCCTGTGGACAGTGGTGGCCGCCGTGCAGGCTATAGAGAGAAAGGTTGAGGTCCACAGCCGGCGACTCCTGCATCTAGAAGGACGGACAGGGACAGCAGAGAAGAAGCTGGCCAGCTGTGAAAAGACAGTGGCCGATCTTGGGAACCAGCTGGATGGCAAGTGGGCCGTGCTGGGGACCCTGCTGCAGGAGTACGGGCTGCTGCAGAGGCGGCTGGAGAACCTGGAGAATCTGCTGAGAAACAGGAACTTCTGGATCCTGCGGCTGCCCCCGGGTATTAAAGGGGATATCCCAAAG GTACCTGTGACATTTGATGATATCTCCATCTACTTTTCCACTCCAGAATGGGAAAAATTAGAAgaatggcaaaaggaactttacAAGAATATCATGAAGGGCAACTACGAGTCTCTCATCTCCATGG aTTATGCCATGAATCAACCTGATGTCTTATCTCAGATTCAGCCAGAAGGAGACCATAACACAGAGGACCAGGCAGGGCCAGAGGAAAGTGAGATTCCCACAGACCCCAGTGAAG AGCCTGGCATTTCAACATCAGATATTCTTTCTTGGATTAAACAAGAGGAAGAGCCCCAGGCTGGGGCCCCACAGGCGTCCAAGGAGAGTGACGTATACAAAGGCACCTATGCCG ATGAAGAGCTTGTCATCAAAGCTGAAGGCCTTGCTAGAGCCTCCTTGTGCCCTGAGGTTCCGGTCACCTTCTCTtctccaccagcagcagcagcaaaggaTACTTTTTCAGATGTGGCTTTCAAAAGCCAGCAGTCTGCATCCATGACAACTTTTGGACGTCCAGcccctgacctggctgaagcccCTGAGGGACAAGTGACTTTTACTCAGTTGGGAAGCTACCCGCTCCCGCCTCCAGCGGGGGAGCAAGTGTTCTCATGCCACCACTGTGGCAAGAGCCTCAGCCAAGACATGTTGCTGACCCACCAATGCAGCCACACTGGTGAGCACCCCTTACCCTGTGCCCAGTGCCCCAAGCACTTTCCGCAGCAGGCCGACCTCAGCAGCAGCTCCCAGGCCCAAGCCGCGGAGAcaccccccacctgcccccactgCGCCAGGACTTTCACTCACCCGTCAAGACTGACCTACCACCTCCGGGTCCATAACAGCACTGAgcgccccttcccctgccccgaCTGCCCCAAGCGCTTCGCCGACCAGGCCCGCCTCACCAGCCACCGGCGGGCTCACGCCAGCGAGCGGCCCTTCCGCTGCGCGCAGTGCGGCCGGAGCTTCAGCCTGAAGATCAGCCTCCTGCTCCACCAGCGGGGGCACGCGCAGGAGCGGCCTTTCTCCTGCCCGCAGTGTGGCATTGACTTCAACGGCCACTCGGCCCTGATTCGCCACCAGATGATCCACACAGGCGAGCGGCCTTACCCGTGCACTGACTGCAGCAAGAGCTTTATGCGCAAGGAGCACCTGCTGAACCACCGGCGGCTGCACACGGGCGAGCGGCCCTTCAGCTGCGCGCACTGCGGCAAGAGCTTCATCCGCAAGCACCACCTCATGAAGCACCAGCGCATCCACACGGGCGAGCGGCCCTACCCCTGCGCCTACTGCGGCCGCAGCTTCCGCTACAAACAGACGCTCAAGGACCACCTGCGCTCCGGCCACAACGGAGGCTGTGGGGGCGACAGTGACCCCTCTGGACAGCCGCCTGACCCTCCAGGTCCCCTCCTAACTGGGCTCGAAACCTCTGGCCTAGCCGTTAACACTGAAGGTCTGGAAGCCAATCAGTGGTatggggaagggagtggagggggAGTTTTGTGA